A section of the Castanea sativa cultivar Marrone di Chiusa Pesio chromosome 12, ASM4071231v1 genome encodes:
- the LOC142619341 gene encoding dual specificity protein kinase YAK1 homolog isoform X2 — protein sequence MDEVSPSNEGKDLGGGSGGADDLSAVAMAAAAGLSWRPRQLAFSPYGTVNKLQPLRVVVRRPLVARLTKDIVETYQLCNPQFKYSEELNPKRYLTTPSIGVLNDGHDNVNSDLILTANYVLINSEQRRYIVKDVLGHGTFGQVAKCWCAETNSFVAVKIIKNQPAYYQQALVEVTILTTLNKKYDPEDKHHIVRIYDYFVHQRHLCICFELLDTNLYELIKINHFRGLSLSIVQMFSKQILRGLALLKDAGIIHCDLKPENILLCTSVKPAEIKIIDFGSACMEDRTVYSYIQSRYYRSPEVLLGYQYTTAIDMWSFGCIVAELFLGLPLFPGASEFDLLRRMIEILGGQPPDYVLKEAKNTSKFFKCIGSVQNLENGEVSTNGRRAYQALTEEEYETREMKKPVIGKEYFNHKNLETIVTNYPYRKNLPEEDVMKESQIRLALIDFLRGLVEFDPAKRWSPFQASKHPFVTGEPFTCRYEPPPETPRVPVAQNINVDHHPGGGHWFAAGLSPNIPGRNRVALHNSPHFQMMPYPHANSYGSVGSYGSYSDTTGLGSSYGSYGDGSNMFQYFSPVGPSGMNMHPQGNVSMLGSSPDARRRVMPYPHGNGLGVSPSAGNFAPLPLGTSPSQYTPPSSYSQVSAGSPGHYGPTSPARGSHGSPLGKMAAVSQMNRRKSWGYSGNPQSQECSSSSHWQGQFTDGSISTQAEGNSQVFGGSPSHLQSNSNAASWKQHRGGSGIAAGYSSIQSMPCSSTHVQFPQTAGVTNDKPEAVLSLPDPGDWDPNYSDELLLQEDGLDVGSMTTDFGKSMHLGSSEPLVGVGRFNPAPSTSSILSVQRQNGPVQAFPHLEVGSPPSAHDPHSGYGRSMSKPSHFMPHMSQNSPSRLGQQQPGQRFNYGRSTNVRIGEWNHMKVQPPPASFNSGGPRSPGSSSFNNGMSWGTS from the exons ATGGATGAGGTGAGCCCTAGCAATGAGGGTAAGGATTTGGGTGGTGGAAGTGGCGGTGCCGATGACTTATCGGCGGTGGCGATGGCGGCTGCAGCCGGGTTGAGTTGGCGGCCGAGGCAGCTCGCGTTTAGTCCTTATGGTACTGTGAACAAGTTGCAACCTCTGCGTGTTGTTGTGCGGAGACCT TTGGTGGCAAGACTAACAAAGGACATTGTTGAAACATACCAATTATGCAATCCACAGTTTAAGTATTCAGAGGAACTAAATCCGAAGAGATACTTAACTACCCCATCCATTGGAGTCCTAAATGATGGCCACGATAATGTGAACTCAGATCTTATTTTAACTGCGAACTATGTCTTAATCAATTCAGAACAGCGAAG ATACATTGTAAAGGATGTTCTTGGCCATGGAACATTTGGGCAGGTTGCTAAATGCTGGTGTGCGGAAACTAACAGTTTTGTTGCTGTGAAGATCATAAAAAATCAGCCTGCTTACTATCAACAGGCACTGGTTGAAGTAACCATATTGACAACG CTGAATAAGAAGTATGATCCTGAGGATAAGCATCACATTGTTCGTATTTATGATTACTTTGTACATCAGCGTCATTTGTGCATCTGCTTTGAACTGCTTGACACAAATCT GTATGAGcttatcaaaataaatcattttagggGATTATCATTGAGCATTGTCCAAATGTTCTCTAAACAG ATTTTGCGTGGACTGGCTCTGTTAAAAGATGCTGGGATAATTCATTGTGATCTGAAGCCAGAAAACATTCTATTGTGCACTAG TGTGAAGCCAGCAGAGATTAAAATTATTGACTTTGGATCAGCATGCATGGAGGATCGCACTGTTTACTCCTACATTCAG AGTCGTTACTACAGATCTCCTGAAGTTCTTCTTGGGTATCA ATATACTACAGCTATTGACATGTGGTCCTTTGGGTGCATAGTTGCTGAATTGTTTCTAGGATTGCCATTATTCCCAGGAGCTTCAGAATTTGATCTCCTTAGGCGAATGATTGAAATACTTGG AGGGCAACCCCCGGATTATGTATTAAAGGAGGCAAAAAACACAAGTAAGTTTTTTAAGTGCATTGGGAGTGTCCAGAACTTAGAGAATGGTGAAGTTTCAACAAATGGCAGAAGGGCTTACCAAGCATTAACAGAAGAAGAATATGAAACT agagagatgaaaaagcCTGTGATTGGAAAGGAGTACTTCAATCATAAGAATCTTGAAACAATTGTCACAAACTACCCTTACAGAAAGAACTTGCCTGAGGAAGATGTTATGAAAG AAAGTCAAATACGATTAGCTTTAATTGATTTCTTGAGGGGGCTTGTTGAGTTTGATCCAGCAAAACGGTGGTCACCTTTTCAG GCTTCAAAACACCCTTTTGTCACTGGGGAACCATTCACATGCCGCTATGAGCCTCCCCCTGAGACCCCCCGCGTG cCTGTTGCTCAAAACATCAATGTGGACCATCACCCAGGCGGAGGGCATTGGTTTGCTGCTGGTCTCTCTCCTAAT ATTCCAGGCAGGAACAGAGTTGCTCTTCATAACAGCCCACACTTTCAGATGATGCCATATCCACATGCCAACAGTTATGGCAGTGTTGGAAGTTATGGTAGCTATAGTGATACTACTGGCCTTGGTAGTAGCTATGGAAGCTATGGAGATGGTAGCAATATGTTTCAATATTTTTCACCTGTTGGTCCTTCTGGGATGAACATGCATCCACAGGGTAATGTCTCGATGCTGGGAAGCAGTCCTGATGCTAGAAGAAGGGTAATGCCATACCCACATGGAAATGGACTTGGTGTGAGTCCCTCAGCAGGAAATTTTGCACCATTGCCCCTTGGCACTAGCCCCTCACAATATACTCCACCAAGCTCCTATAGTCAAGTTTCTGCTGGCTCTCCTGGACACTATGGTCCAACATCTCCAGCAAGAGGCAGTCATGGATCACCTTTAGGAAAGATGGCTGCAGTTAGCCAGATGAATAGAAGAAAGAGTTGGGGATATTCTGGAAATCCCCAGTCTCAAGAGTGCTCGTCATCTTCTCATTGGCAAGGGCAATTTACTGATGGCTCCATCTCTACACAAGCCGAAGGAAACTCTCAAGTATTTGGTGGTTCACCATCCCATCTGCAGTCAAATTCTAATGCTGCAAGTTGGAAGCAGCATCGAGGTGGAAGTGGAATTGCTGCAGGTTACTCTTCCATTCAGAGCATGCCATGTTCTTCTACGCATGTGCAGTTCCCACAAACTGCAGGAGTAACTAATGACAAGCCTGAGGCTGTTCTCTCTCTTCCTGATCCTGGAGATTGGGATCCCAACTATAG TGATGAACTTCTTCTGCAAGAGGATGGTTTGGATGTGGGCTCAATGACAACTGATTTCGGCAAAAGTATGCATCTTGGATCTTCAGAACCGTTGGTCGGggttggaagatttaaccctGCCCCAAGCACAAGCTCAATTCTGTCCGTACAAAG ACAAAATGGACCTGTTCAAGCATTTCCACATCTGGAGGTGGGTAGCCCTCCTTCAGCTCATGATCCACATTCTGGATATGGCCGCTCCATGTCAAAGCCCTCTCATTTCATGCCTCATATGTCACAAAATTCTCCAAGCCGTTTGGGACAGCAGCAACCTGGTCAGCGTTTCAATTATGGGAGATCTACCAATGTTAGAATTGGTGAATGGAATCATATGAAGG
- the LOC142619341 gene encoding dual specificity protein kinase YAK1 homolog isoform X1 yields the protein MDEVSPSNEGKDLGGGSGGADDLSAVAMAAAAGLSWRPRQLAFSPYGTVNKLQPLRVVVRRPLVARLTKDIVETYQLCNPQFKYSEELNPKRYLTTPSIGVLNDGHDNVNSDLILTANYVLINSEQRRYIVKDVLGHGTFGQVAKCWCAETNSFVAVKIIKNQPAYYQQALVEVTILTTLNKKYDPEDKHHIVRIYDYFVHQRHLCICFELLDTNLYELIKINHFRGLSLSIVQMFSKQILRGLALLKDAGIIHCDLKPENILLCTSVKPAEIKIIDFGSACMEDRTVYSYIQSRYYRSPEVLLGYQYTTAIDMWSFGCIVAELFLGLPLFPGASEFDLLRRMIEILGGQPPDYVLKEAKNTSKFFKCIGSVQNLENGEVSTNGRRAYQALTEEEYETREMKKPVIGKEYFNHKNLETIVTNYPYRKNLPEEDVMKESQIRLALIDFLRGLVEFDPAKRWSPFQASKHPFVTGEPFTCRYEPPPETPRVPVAQNINVDHHPGGGHWFAAGLSPNIPGRNRVALHNSPHFQMMPYPHANSYGSVGSYGSYSDTTGLGSSYGSYGDGSNMFQYFSPVGPSGMNMHPQGNVSMLGSSPDARRRVMPYPHGNGLGVSPSAGNFAPLPLGTSPSQYTPPSSYSQVSAGSPGHYGPTSPARGSHGSPLGKMAAVSQMNRRKSWGYSGNPQSQECSSSSHWQGQFTDGSISTQAEGNSQVFGGSPSHLQSNSNAASWKQHRGGSGIAAGYSSIQSMPCSSTHVQFPQTAGVTNDKPEAVLSLPDPGDWDPNYSDELLLQEDGLDVGSMTTDFGKSMHLGSSEPLVGVGRFNPAPSTSSILSVQRQNGPVQAFPHLEVGSPPSAHDPHSGYGRSMSKPSHFMPHMSQNSPSRLGQQQPGQRFNYGRSTNVRIGEWNHMKVQPPPASFNSGGPRSPGSSSFNNGMSWGRRANHPVTSIPPTSRGRKDLGRIA from the exons ATGGATGAGGTGAGCCCTAGCAATGAGGGTAAGGATTTGGGTGGTGGAAGTGGCGGTGCCGATGACTTATCGGCGGTGGCGATGGCGGCTGCAGCCGGGTTGAGTTGGCGGCCGAGGCAGCTCGCGTTTAGTCCTTATGGTACTGTGAACAAGTTGCAACCTCTGCGTGTTGTTGTGCGGAGACCT TTGGTGGCAAGACTAACAAAGGACATTGTTGAAACATACCAATTATGCAATCCACAGTTTAAGTATTCAGAGGAACTAAATCCGAAGAGATACTTAACTACCCCATCCATTGGAGTCCTAAATGATGGCCACGATAATGTGAACTCAGATCTTATTTTAACTGCGAACTATGTCTTAATCAATTCAGAACAGCGAAG ATACATTGTAAAGGATGTTCTTGGCCATGGAACATTTGGGCAGGTTGCTAAATGCTGGTGTGCGGAAACTAACAGTTTTGTTGCTGTGAAGATCATAAAAAATCAGCCTGCTTACTATCAACAGGCACTGGTTGAAGTAACCATATTGACAACG CTGAATAAGAAGTATGATCCTGAGGATAAGCATCACATTGTTCGTATTTATGATTACTTTGTACATCAGCGTCATTTGTGCATCTGCTTTGAACTGCTTGACACAAATCT GTATGAGcttatcaaaataaatcattttagggGATTATCATTGAGCATTGTCCAAATGTTCTCTAAACAG ATTTTGCGTGGACTGGCTCTGTTAAAAGATGCTGGGATAATTCATTGTGATCTGAAGCCAGAAAACATTCTATTGTGCACTAG TGTGAAGCCAGCAGAGATTAAAATTATTGACTTTGGATCAGCATGCATGGAGGATCGCACTGTTTACTCCTACATTCAG AGTCGTTACTACAGATCTCCTGAAGTTCTTCTTGGGTATCA ATATACTACAGCTATTGACATGTGGTCCTTTGGGTGCATAGTTGCTGAATTGTTTCTAGGATTGCCATTATTCCCAGGAGCTTCAGAATTTGATCTCCTTAGGCGAATGATTGAAATACTTGG AGGGCAACCCCCGGATTATGTATTAAAGGAGGCAAAAAACACAAGTAAGTTTTTTAAGTGCATTGGGAGTGTCCAGAACTTAGAGAATGGTGAAGTTTCAACAAATGGCAGAAGGGCTTACCAAGCATTAACAGAAGAAGAATATGAAACT agagagatgaaaaagcCTGTGATTGGAAAGGAGTACTTCAATCATAAGAATCTTGAAACAATTGTCACAAACTACCCTTACAGAAAGAACTTGCCTGAGGAAGATGTTATGAAAG AAAGTCAAATACGATTAGCTTTAATTGATTTCTTGAGGGGGCTTGTTGAGTTTGATCCAGCAAAACGGTGGTCACCTTTTCAG GCTTCAAAACACCCTTTTGTCACTGGGGAACCATTCACATGCCGCTATGAGCCTCCCCCTGAGACCCCCCGCGTG cCTGTTGCTCAAAACATCAATGTGGACCATCACCCAGGCGGAGGGCATTGGTTTGCTGCTGGTCTCTCTCCTAAT ATTCCAGGCAGGAACAGAGTTGCTCTTCATAACAGCCCACACTTTCAGATGATGCCATATCCACATGCCAACAGTTATGGCAGTGTTGGAAGTTATGGTAGCTATAGTGATACTACTGGCCTTGGTAGTAGCTATGGAAGCTATGGAGATGGTAGCAATATGTTTCAATATTTTTCACCTGTTGGTCCTTCTGGGATGAACATGCATCCACAGGGTAATGTCTCGATGCTGGGAAGCAGTCCTGATGCTAGAAGAAGGGTAATGCCATACCCACATGGAAATGGACTTGGTGTGAGTCCCTCAGCAGGAAATTTTGCACCATTGCCCCTTGGCACTAGCCCCTCACAATATACTCCACCAAGCTCCTATAGTCAAGTTTCTGCTGGCTCTCCTGGACACTATGGTCCAACATCTCCAGCAAGAGGCAGTCATGGATCACCTTTAGGAAAGATGGCTGCAGTTAGCCAGATGAATAGAAGAAAGAGTTGGGGATATTCTGGAAATCCCCAGTCTCAAGAGTGCTCGTCATCTTCTCATTGGCAAGGGCAATTTACTGATGGCTCCATCTCTACACAAGCCGAAGGAAACTCTCAAGTATTTGGTGGTTCACCATCCCATCTGCAGTCAAATTCTAATGCTGCAAGTTGGAAGCAGCATCGAGGTGGAAGTGGAATTGCTGCAGGTTACTCTTCCATTCAGAGCATGCCATGTTCTTCTACGCATGTGCAGTTCCCACAAACTGCAGGAGTAACTAATGACAAGCCTGAGGCTGTTCTCTCTCTTCCTGATCCTGGAGATTGGGATCCCAACTATAG TGATGAACTTCTTCTGCAAGAGGATGGTTTGGATGTGGGCTCAATGACAACTGATTTCGGCAAAAGTATGCATCTTGGATCTTCAGAACCGTTGGTCGGggttggaagatttaaccctGCCCCAAGCACAAGCTCAATTCTGTCCGTACAAAG ACAAAATGGACCTGTTCAAGCATTTCCACATCTGGAGGTGGGTAGCCCTCCTTCAGCTCATGATCCACATTCTGGATATGGCCGCTCCATGTCAAAGCCCTCTCATTTCATGCCTCATATGTCACAAAATTCTCCAAGCCGTTTGGGACAGCAGCAACCTGGTCAGCGTTTCAATTATGGGAGATCTACCAATGTTAGAATTGGTGAATGGAATCATATGAAGG